In the genome of Phlebotomus papatasi isolate M1 chromosome 2, Ppap_2.1, whole genome shotgun sequence, one region contains:
- the LOC129801843 gene encoding probable lysine-specific demethylase 4A: MQRMEPRIMVFMPNWEEFKDFPKYIEYMESKGAHKAGLAKIIPPPEWVPRKDGYNLDDINITIPTPITQEVKGMQGLYQQFNLQKRQMTVKQFHQLAESERYMTPKYFDYADLERKYWKNVTYIAPIYGADVSGSLTDPDVKEWNINSLGTILDYVNKDYGISISGVNTAYLYFGMWKTSFAWHTEDMDLYSINYLHFGAPKTWYAIPPKYGRRLEKLANTTFADNYKACPAFLRHKMTLISPQVLRQNKIPFNKITQEPGEFMVTFPFGYHAGFNHGFNCAESTNFASPRWVEYGKRASQCYCRSDMVKISMETFVKRFQPERYEKWLNGMDIGCHPEDPDKICAAPPPSLNAYRCLEESEEPSNQENEEEILAVEEIVENDAEEEDEEIKREREIKRCWENLDKPRGQAINLLPNGVRENTKKMRFHTKLIILED; encoded by the exons ATGCAGAGAATGGAGCCACGGATAATGGTGTTTATGCCAAATTGGGAGGAATTCAAAGATTTCCCAAAATATATTGAATATATGGAGTCAAAAGGTGCTCACAAAGCAGGTTTGGCTAAG ataatacCACCCCCTGAATGGGTACCTAGAAAGGATGGCTACAACTTGGATGACATTAATATTACCATTCCCACTCCTATCACCCAGGAAGTTAAGGGAATGCAGGGACTCTACCAGCAATTTAATCTTCAGAAACGCCAAATGACCGTAAAGCAATTTCATCAATTGGCAGAGTCAGAGCGCTACATGACGCCCAAGTATTTTGACTATGCTGATCTAGAGAGGAAATACTGGAAGAATGTCACATATATTGCCCCAATTTATGGAGCAGATGTCAGTGGATCCCTTACAGATCCGGACGTCAAAGAATGGAACATCAACAGTCTAGGCACGATACTTGACTACGTGAACAAAGACTATGGGATCTCAATATCGGGTGTTAATACAGCTTACCTGTACTTTGGCATGTGGAAGACATCATTCGCTTGGCACACAGAGGACATGGATCTCtattcaattaattatttacattttgggGCACCCAAAACATGGTATGCGATACCACCCAAATACGGTAGAAGGCTCGAAAAGTTGGCCAATACCACCTTTGCCGACAACTACAAG gCTTGCCCTGCTTTCCTACGACACAAAATGACTCTTATCAGTCCTCAAGTTCTACGTCAGAACAAGATTCCCTTCAACAAAATTACCCAAGAACCAGGAGAGTTTATGGTCACCTTCCCCTTTGGCTATCATGCTGGCTTCAATCACGGTTTCAATTGCGCCGAGTCTACGAATTTTGCCTCACCCAGATGGGTGGAATATGGGAAAAGAGCTTCCCAATGTTATTGCCGAAGTGACATGGTTAAGATCTCCATGGAGACTTTCGTGAAGCGCTTCCAACCCGAAAGATATGAAAAATGGCTCAATGGAATGGACATTGGTTGCCATCCTGAGGATCCAGATAAAATATGTGCAGCCCCACCGCCTAGCTTGAATGCCTACAGGTGTCTGGAGGAATCTGAAGAACCATCCAATCAAGAGAATGAGGAAGAGATATTGGCAGTAGAGGAAATCGTGGAGAATGATGCagaagaagaagatgaagagaTCAAGAGAGAAAGGGAGATAAAGAGATGTTGGGAGAATTTGGACAAACCCCGTGGTCAGGCGATAAATCTCCTGCCAAATGGTGTCCGGGAAAATACGAAGAAAATGCGTTTTCACACAAAGCTCATCATTTTGGAGGATTAG